From the Pseudarthrobacter sp. MM222 genome, one window contains:
- a CDS encoding ANTAR domain-containing response regulator: MSEQTESTPTSKPARRVIVAEDETLIRLDIIEILRGEGYDVVGEADNGEKAVQLAEELKPDLVLMDVKMPIMDGISAAEKIVRARIAPVVLLTAFSQKELVERARDAGAMAYVVKPFTPADLIPALEIALSRHEEIKALESEVTDLQEQFATRKLVERAKSLLTTKMGLTEPEAFRWIQKTSMDRRLSMREVAETIINQVN; the protein is encoded by the coding sequence GTGTCAGAACAGACGGAGTCAACCCCCACTTCCAAGCCGGCGCGCCGCGTTATTGTCGCCGAGGATGAGACCCTCATCCGCCTGGACATCATCGAGATCCTGCGGGGCGAGGGCTACGACGTCGTCGGCGAGGCGGACAACGGCGAGAAGGCCGTGCAGCTTGCCGAAGAACTGAAACCCGACCTCGTCCTGATGGACGTCAAGATGCCCATCATGGACGGCATCTCCGCCGCCGAGAAGATCGTCAGGGCCCGGATCGCCCCGGTGGTCCTGCTCACCGCCTTCAGCCAGAAGGAACTGGTGGAGCGCGCCCGCGACGCCGGCGCCATGGCCTACGTCGTCAAGCCCTTCACCCCGGCGGACCTCATCCCGGCCCTCGAGATCGCGCTGTCCCGGCACGAGGAGATCAAGGCCCTCGAGAGCGAAGTGACGGACCTGCAGGAGCAGTTCGCCACCCGCAAGCTCGTGGAACGCGCCAAGAGCCTCCTCACCACCAAGATGGGCCTGACGGAGCCGGAAGCGTTCCGCTGGATCCAGAAGACCTCGATGGACCGCCGCCTCAGCATGCGCGAGGTTGCCGAGACCATCATCAACCAGGTCAACTAA
- a CDS encoding ATP-binding protein — translation MTLSGAEARARAAGFPTRTSLEDLRFDHQPGPKRDSIAHPATGAFLTEASNIVLLGPPGTSQNAAKQRRK, via the coding sequence CTGACGCTCTCCGGCGCGGAAGCCCGTGCCCGGGCCGCCGGGTTCCCGACCCGCACATCGCTCGAGGACCTCAGATTCGACCACCAGCCCGGCCCCAAGCGCGACAGCATCGCGCACCCGGCCACCGGTGCGTTCCTCACCGAAGCGTCCAACATCGTCCTGCTCGGCCCGCCCGGCACCTCACAAAACGCTGCCAAACAGCGCCGAAAGTAA
- a CDS encoding Ltp family lipoprotein, with amino-acid sequence MGFSQASLTKRLTSSAGNGFGPADAKWAVDHSGADWTAEAVKAKGYMNSGMGFSRQSLIAQLTSPAGNQFTAAGAGYAADQVGLK; translated from the coding sequence ATGGGCTTCTCGCAGGCTTCGCTTACCAAGCGGCTCACCTCAAGTGCCGGCAACGGATTTGGGCCGGCCGACGCGAAGTGGGCTGTCGATCACTCCGGTGCGGACTGGACCGCGGAGGCCGTCAAGGCGAAGGGCTACATGAACTCGGGCATGGGTTTCTCACGCCAGAGCCTCATCGCCCAGCTCACGAGCCCGGCCGGCAACCAGTTCACCGCAGCGGGGGCCGGGTACGCCGCCGACCAGGTCGGGCTGAAGTAA
- a CDS encoding Ltp family lipoprotein has protein sequence MSFQPGNYVFHWFPQFKKKRFILPLILLVIILISTAANSGKKDSTASVAPATSAAATQPADAAAPSGTAAQLQALAAAKGYLSSGMGFSQASLSKQLTSSAGNGFGPADAKWLSITPVRTGTRRPSMRRRAT, from the coding sequence ATGTCATTCCAGCCAGGCAACTACGTTTTTCACTGGTTCCCTCAATTCAAGAAGAAGCGCTTTATTCTCCCACTGATCCTTCTGGTGATCATCCTCATCTCCACTGCAGCCAACTCCGGCAAGAAGGATTCGACCGCGTCGGTCGCGCCGGCGACCTCGGCGGCGGCCACGCAGCCCGCTGACGCCGCTGCGCCGAGCGGGACCGCGGCTCAGCTGCAGGCCCTGGCCGCGGCGAAGGGCTACCTGAGCTCAGGCATGGGTTTCTCGCAGGCTTCGCTTAGCAAGCAGCTCACCTCAAGTGCCGGCAACGGATTTGGGCCGGCCGACGCGAAGTGGCTGTCGATCACTCCGGTGCGGACTGGAACGCGGAGGCCGTCAATGCGGCGAAGGGCTACCTGA
- a CDS encoding zinc-ribbon domain-containing protein yields MEIVEPTAEAADAGRELAQLLANEWHPTKNGELRFGELSYGSGKKVWWLGRCGHEWESEYRNRTTKGTGCPVCSGHVFVSGINDLATIYPEVASEWHPTRNGGARPDQCASTTNRLVWWLGNCGHEWKSSVSGRTSMRSGCPYCSSRKLLTGFNDLKSRFPEVAAEWHPSKNGDIGPESVSPGSTTSYWWICRLGHPWKAKAVDRTHGANGCPICSGRRILSGANDLETIHPDAAAWWHSTRNGPVTARDVTAGSKKKYWWRGPCGHDWEASPGKITSGRGCPVCRGLKVLPGYNDLASRNPELVAQWHQTKNGSLTPEQVTFGSMKKVWWSGTCGHEWEATVTLRANAGTGCPFCRGLQIAVGDNDFASRFPNVAAEWHPTKNGALQPTEVTSGLNLKVWWLGKCGHEWLANISGRTGVGAGCPRCVNRISRPEMELFNELSEVIGDLQLNVMVRAPWGSNRQRQWCRCDMLSDELRLVIEYDGWFYHRDQLTEDMTKTKALIDAGWFVIRVRARGQNPQNTLPEMPQTPGLGIVDTQHGAGGLADAKKVLELVRQSVLRLDQAGPVEGLRIQKAACSGTHDLPLTIQP; encoded by the coding sequence ATGGAAATTGTAGAGCCGACCGCGGAGGCAGCAGATGCGGGACGAGAGCTGGCGCAATTACTCGCGAACGAGTGGCACCCCACGAAAAACGGCGAACTCCGGTTCGGGGAACTGTCCTACGGGAGCGGCAAGAAGGTTTGGTGGCTGGGTCGGTGCGGCCACGAGTGGGAGTCGGAATACAGGAACCGCACCACCAAAGGCACAGGGTGCCCTGTGTGTTCAGGCCACGTGTTTGTCTCCGGCATCAACGATCTCGCCACCATCTATCCGGAAGTAGCTTCGGAGTGGCATCCAACAAGGAACGGCGGAGCCCGTCCTGACCAGTGCGCAAGTACTACCAACCGGCTGGTTTGGTGGCTGGGCAACTGCGGCCATGAGTGGAAGTCCTCCGTTAGTGGTCGAACGTCCATGCGGTCCGGTTGTCCCTACTGCTCGAGCAGGAAGCTGCTCACAGGCTTCAATGACCTGAAATCGAGATTTCCTGAGGTTGCTGCTGAATGGCATCCCTCCAAAAACGGTGACATCGGGCCGGAATCGGTATCGCCGGGCAGCACAACGTCGTATTGGTGGATCTGCCGTCTCGGTCACCCCTGGAAAGCAAAAGCTGTCGACCGTACTCACGGCGCGAACGGCTGCCCGATCTGCTCAGGCAGAAGAATCCTCTCGGGTGCCAACGACCTTGAAACAATCCACCCGGACGCAGCAGCGTGGTGGCACTCAACACGGAACGGCCCCGTCACAGCCCGCGACGTGACTGCCGGATCCAAGAAAAAGTACTGGTGGCGGGGGCCCTGCGGGCACGACTGGGAGGCAAGTCCGGGCAAGATCACCTCCGGCAGGGGATGTCCTGTGTGCCGCGGACTGAAGGTCCTTCCCGGGTATAACGACCTTGCTTCCAGGAATCCAGAGCTTGTGGCTCAGTGGCATCAGACGAAGAATGGTTCACTCACGCCGGAACAGGTCACCTTCGGGAGTATGAAGAAAGTGTGGTGGTCGGGGACCTGTGGCCATGAGTGGGAAGCTACGGTCACCTTGAGGGCGAACGCAGGGACTGGCTGTCCGTTCTGCCGCGGACTGCAGATCGCAGTGGGCGACAATGACTTCGCATCTAGGTTCCCCAATGTCGCCGCTGAATGGCACCCGACCAAGAACGGAGCTCTACAACCTACTGAGGTTACGTCCGGCCTCAACCTCAAGGTTTGGTGGCTTGGCAAGTGCGGCCATGAGTGGCTTGCGAATATCAGCGGCCGGACCGGCGTTGGGGCGGGCTGCCCACGATGCGTGAACCGCATCTCCAGGCCGGAAATGGAGCTGTTCAACGAGCTATCGGAAGTGATCGGAGATTTGCAGCTTAACGTGATGGTGCGTGCCCCATGGGGGAGCAACCGGCAACGACAGTGGTGCAGATGCGACATGCTCTCAGACGAACTTCGTCTCGTCATCGAATATGACGGCTGGTTCTATCACCGCGACCAGCTCACGGAAGACATGACCAAAACAAAGGCCCTTATTGACGCCGGGTGGTTCGTGATCCGTGTCAGGGCAAGAGGGCAAAATCCCCAGAACACTCTCCCGGAAATGCCCCAGACGCCGGGTCTGGGCATCGTCGATACACAGCACGGAGCTGGAGGACTGGCAGACGCGAAGAAAGTCCTTGAACTCGTCAGACAGTCGGTCCTCCGACTGGACCAAGCCGGCCCAGTCGAAGGGCTACGCATACAAAAGGCCGCCTGCAGCGGCACCCACGATCTGCCGTTGACGATTCAGCCCTGA
- a CDS encoding HIRAN domain-containing protein → MDQSSVILTVSSHLAGFLEVAGTTTFAKDALAARADRRGLGERGYFEGQAQLQREPENPVDPQAVAVLVDGEKVGCLPSYAAKDLALPAGASELVRYQLHVLRDKKLLDKAYVWLANGDPEWQFTAQNPPALTSRERINSSHAEKSSMVREALQGGGERAQRFKLGMVDGVHYLELVEPIKQFKREGRLEEALVLCYKAIEAAEGNAGGREPAPWYTEQAAIVHRELGQKTEEIAVLKRWLAHCPRLSAPAAASVNASQSSRRSGGRRVGQGTSPKTLRGNPTGEQVQPPASQGRIRIGEQEELDPAAAGVLH, encoded by the coding sequence ATGGACCAGTCGTCAGTCATTCTCACCGTATCTTCGCACCTTGCGGGATTTTTGGAAGTAGCCGGGACAACCACGTTCGCCAAGGACGCCCTCGCTGCCCGGGCTGACCGCAGGGGCCTGGGTGAGCGTGGCTACTTCGAGGGACAGGCCCAGCTGCAGCGGGAGCCGGAGAACCCTGTCGATCCGCAGGCTGTGGCCGTACTGGTAGACGGCGAGAAGGTCGGATGCCTCCCCTCCTACGCTGCCAAGGACCTCGCGCTGCCGGCCGGCGCCAGCGAGCTGGTGCGCTACCAGCTGCACGTGCTCCGCGATAAGAAGCTGCTGGACAAGGCTTATGTCTGGCTGGCCAACGGGGACCCGGAATGGCAGTTCACAGCGCAGAACCCGCCGGCCCTTACGTCCAGGGAGAGAATCAACAGCTCCCACGCGGAAAAGAGCTCGATGGTCCGCGAAGCGCTGCAGGGCGGCGGTGAACGGGCGCAGCGGTTCAAGCTTGGCATGGTCGACGGCGTCCACTACCTTGAGCTCGTTGAGCCGATCAAACAGTTCAAGCGCGAAGGCCGGCTCGAAGAGGCCCTCGTCCTCTGCTACAAGGCCATCGAGGCCGCCGAAGGAAATGCCGGAGGCCGGGAACCCGCCCCCTGGTACACCGAGCAGGCCGCCATCGTCCACCGGGAGCTCGGCCAGAAGACCGAGGAGATCGCGGTGCTGAAGAGGTGGCTGGCCCACTGCCCCAGGCTCTCCGCGCCGGCAGCAGCATCGGTGAACGCCTCGCAAAGCTCGAGGCGAAGTGGTGGCCGTCGGGTCGGACAGGGTACCAGCCCGAAAACACTACGGGGAAACCCTACGGGCGAGCAAGTACAGCCACCGGCTAGCCAGGGACGAATACGCATTGGTGAACAAGAGGAACTCGACCCCGCCGCCGCGGGAGTACTGCACTGA
- a CDS encoding competence protein CoiA family protein → MIEIRRLFRRKWEPSDPLVAYNNSDGQIVMAAAMHRGNNSYYDRYGYQGSKEIVCIDCKEAGREVPVQLVDAKTRCKHFRHQAGEAPDGLRRHGETAEHLHGKRFIMDWARDQHHILPWSVEDEVWIPGARLRSDVGATATSGRHLAFEVQRKPMDSKEWDRRHGGYQAAGIHDVWLWSPGVSDLVLDLPLNSVVLDMEYESLGVLVAMYGGTYRHPTAERYLVSPTHYASAPLSEWRLSGAGSLVPPPGIAEFIGDKPEPPRLAQLKAHREALARRTSRQPATPVERRTDALRNRTSYSQVLRASASAARIDPEREAQREAEAIERIMGRKR, encoded by the coding sequence ATGATCGAGATACGACGGCTCTTTCGCCGCAAATGGGAACCGTCAGATCCCCTCGTCGCCTACAACAACTCGGACGGGCAGATTGTCATGGCGGCGGCCATGCACCGCGGAAACAACTCCTACTACGACCGCTACGGTTACCAGGGCTCCAAGGAGATCGTCTGCATCGACTGCAAGGAAGCGGGCCGAGAAGTACCGGTCCAGCTCGTCGACGCCAAAACGCGTTGCAAGCACTTCCGCCATCAGGCCGGCGAGGCCCCCGATGGCCTGCGCCGCCACGGCGAGACCGCTGAGCACCTGCACGGCAAACGCTTCATCATGGACTGGGCGCGAGACCAGCACCACATCCTTCCCTGGTCTGTCGAAGATGAGGTCTGGATCCCCGGCGCCCGGCTGCGCAGCGACGTCGGAGCAACAGCAACCTCCGGCCGGCACCTGGCGTTCGAGGTCCAGCGCAAGCCAATGGACAGCAAAGAGTGGGACCGCCGCCACGGCGGCTATCAGGCGGCAGGCATCCATGACGTGTGGCTGTGGTCTCCGGGCGTTTCTGACCTGGTCCTCGATCTGCCCCTGAACAGTGTCGTCCTGGATATGGAGTACGAGTCCCTCGGTGTCCTCGTGGCAATGTACGGGGGCACTTACCGCCACCCCACCGCTGAGCGGTACCTCGTGTCTCCCACCCACTACGCCTCCGCCCCGCTGTCGGAGTGGAGGCTGTCGGGCGCAGGATCCCTCGTGCCTCCACCCGGGATTGCTGAATTCATTGGGGACAAGCCGGAACCGCCCCGGCTGGCACAACTCAAGGCCCACCGGGAAGCGCTGGCCCGGCGGACGTCCAGACAGCCGGCAACGCCGGTTGAGCGGCGGACGGACGCCCTCAGGAACCGCACCAGTTACAGCCAAGTGTTGAGAGCCAGCGCAAGTGCGGCGCGTATCGACCCTGAACGGGAAGCGCAACGTGAGGCAGAGGCCATTGAACGCATCATGGGTCGCAAACGCTAG
- a CDS encoding DUF4193 domain-containing protein, with the protein MATDYDELRTDVKESQENSLEALKTAKAPDAKSVVQELDEADISDGLTPGGEFIAEELIVEVVPQADDEFTCYSCFLVRHRSQKAREKDGHAYCVECEG; encoded by the coding sequence GTGGCAACCGATTACGATGAACTGCGCACCGACGTCAAGGAATCTCAGGAGAACTCCCTGGAGGCCCTGAAAACAGCCAAAGCTCCCGACGCCAAGTCGGTGGTTCAGGAGCTCGACGAGGCTGACATTTCGGATGGCCTGACCCCGGGCGGGGAGTTCATCGCCGAAGAACTCATCGTGGAGGTCGTTCCCCAGGCCGACGACGAGTTCACCTGCTACTCCTGCTTCCTGGTCCGCCACCGTTCGCAGAAGGCGCGCGAGAAGGACGGCCATGCCTACTGCGTCGAATGTGAGGGCTGA
- a CDS encoding DUF6994 family protein, which yields MSTSDHLVFGGTLSNPEYPQQEQPRVFDTSFDYKTDKSRKTKRGGAEVQELGDPDANSVRLRADHELLWTKKLNSGALFAPGASAARWNEYLIYTDDSGARHCYGSDAITSSYTGRSGPKSLTDAMAGLSDEQRARYLDPPYTIGSAMIWPVRSKDKPTMNQARGFGAEGHQIADRMDLTLECIRRHYAGDPESPLANVIKAYQDFFELFDKFVEFVDFFHLQDLVTPDYKDIRFFVPFEGFESSGLPADYITYREATLQFIAGRGRRMAEWVTANHPEIEVRNPWWPPR from the coding sequence ATGAGCACGTCTGATCACTTGGTTTTTGGGGGAACTTTGAGCAATCCGGAATACCCGCAGCAGGAACAGCCTCGTGTCTTCGATACGTCGTTCGACTACAAGACCGACAAGTCCAGGAAGACCAAACGGGGAGGCGCCGAGGTCCAAGAGCTGGGCGATCCGGACGCGAACAGCGTGAGGCTCCGGGCGGATCATGAGCTGCTGTGGACCAAGAAGCTGAACTCTGGCGCCCTTTTCGCCCCGGGCGCATCAGCGGCCCGCTGGAACGAATATCTCATTTATACCGACGACTCCGGGGCGCGGCATTGCTATGGAAGCGATGCGATCACCAGCTCCTACACCGGCCGGTCAGGCCCGAAATCCCTGACTGACGCGATGGCCGGTCTGAGCGATGAGCAGCGCGCCCGCTACCTCGATCCGCCGTACACCATCGGCAGTGCGATGATTTGGCCTGTCCGGTCGAAGGACAAACCCACGATGAACCAGGCCCGGGGGTTCGGCGCTGAAGGTCATCAGATCGCTGACCGCATGGACCTCACCCTTGAGTGCATCCGGCGTCACTACGCAGGGGATCCAGAAAGCCCCCTCGCGAATGTCATCAAGGCCTACCAAGACTTCTTCGAGCTCTTCGATAAGTTCGTGGAGTTCGTGGACTTCTTCCACCTGCAAGACCTCGTGACGCCCGACTACAAAGACATTCGGTTCTTCGTGCCCTTTGAGGGCTTTGAGTCTTCCGGGTTACCAGCGGACTACATCACGTATCGGGAGGCCACGCTCCAGTTCATCGCGGGACGGGGGCGCCGGATGGCCGAGTGGGTCACAGCGAACCACCCCGAGATTGAGGTTCGTAACCCTTGGTGGCCACCCCGCTGA
- a CDS encoding helicase-related protein, whose translation MKLEDLAPGLQITGVVPHEVVQVIFGQPHGRDAVELTYKTSSGGLGQRVMFRRDEDSLAVSTSGSRPFDTSSIDFKTVAEAQRIKLAGLYDPMLAVATSNVQPLPHQIRAVYGELLPRTPLRFLLADDPGAGKTIMAGLYIKELILREDVQRCLIVAPGGLVEQWQDELFFKFGLSFEILTTPMIDTSLGNDIFENHHLLIARMDQLARNEDLQQRLRNSYWDLAIVDEAHRMGAHYFGNKLEKTKRFQLGELIGEVSRHLLLMTATPHSGKEEDFQLFLSLLDKDRFAGKNGMSVDTSDVMRRMVKEDLLTFEGRKLFPERIAESIPYELTERENDLYQQVTDYVRNGMNRAAKLDGKRRNTVGFALTVLQRRLASSPEAIHRSLVRRAQRLDFTKRGIENGTYREDRDVLRPERYKYITSDIDIVEVSAEDLEEFEENVVDAATAAETIVELESEIQELTSLAEVAREVRDRGEDKKWSELRLILEDNVMPPDSSGKPRKLIIFTEHRDTLNYLMERITHLIGRPKAVVAIHGGIRRNDRRSITEEFTKNSDCQIMLATDAAGEGLNLQAAHLMVNYDLPWNPNRIEQRFGRIHRIGQTEVCRLWNLVAANTREGEVFTALLNKIEEQRRAYGGNVFDVLGSAFADTPLRELLIEAIRYGELPETKARMHQVIDRSVSEGLQELLNERALANEHLSDADLASLRASMDEARARRLQPHYIELAFKEAFTRFGGKIVRREKGRFEIGHVPSTLRNGKYGPVATRYERVTFDLGLVHDDEGTSADLLAPGHPLHDSVMDHAVTTLAGVLNRGTVLVSARIESPCLLVGVVEEIVDSLGASVARRFGYAYVSEDGAVTDAGPAPYLDCMPAPDVASVRQAKALPWLHSAEANAVSWIIENELPSYLTAIQPRRSAELDKQRGLVEARLKFEIERLLSEAVAAAERENLGEKLKESSESLSRKATDLQTRLDRRLELIDQQGKMSTKSPLIVTAALVLPAAMLDSDVPIDGRPMSGAPSTIVQRRSIELVLAQEHAIGRVPQLQASNTHGYDILSTDPVSGQTYRIKVVAHVAEAADFWVTHNEVVTGKNAKPHYRLALVRLDSGHLRGGDVRYLDNPFTNVEINDFQATGHAGNWNRSWTRGKAPF comes from the coding sequence GTGAAGTTAGAGGACTTGGCGCCGGGCCTGCAGATTACTGGCGTTGTCCCTCATGAGGTAGTGCAGGTGATTTTCGGTCAGCCTCATGGTCGGGACGCAGTTGAGCTGACCTACAAGACCTCGTCGGGTGGCTTGGGACAGCGCGTGATGTTCCGGCGTGACGAGGATTCGCTTGCGGTCTCAACTTCGGGAAGCCGTCCATTCGACACTTCTTCCATCGACTTTAAAACCGTCGCTGAGGCACAGAGAATTAAGCTCGCAGGTCTGTATGATCCAATGCTCGCCGTCGCGACGAGTAACGTTCAGCCGCTTCCTCACCAGATCCGTGCCGTATACGGCGAGTTGTTGCCGCGCACGCCCTTGCGATTCCTGTTGGCGGATGACCCGGGGGCCGGGAAGACGATCATGGCGGGGCTCTATATCAAGGAGCTGATCCTTCGTGAAGACGTGCAACGGTGTCTCATAGTCGCGCCAGGCGGTCTAGTTGAACAGTGGCAGGACGAGTTGTTCTTCAAGTTCGGTCTGTCATTCGAGATCCTCACAACGCCCATGATTGATACAAGTCTGGGCAATGACATCTTTGAGAATCATCATCTGCTTATCGCGCGCATGGACCAGCTCGCACGCAACGAAGACCTCCAGCAGCGGCTACGGAACAGTTACTGGGACTTAGCGATCGTAGACGAGGCGCATCGAATGGGTGCGCACTACTTCGGCAACAAGTTGGAAAAAACCAAACGGTTCCAACTCGGTGAGCTGATCGGCGAGGTATCTCGGCACCTCCTCCTCATGACCGCGACGCCACACTCAGGTAAAGAGGAAGACTTTCAACTCTTTCTTAGTTTGCTCGATAAGGACCGATTCGCCGGTAAGAACGGGATGTCCGTCGACACCAGTGACGTCATGCGCCGAATGGTTAAGGAAGACCTTCTAACCTTTGAGGGTCGCAAGCTCTTTCCAGAACGGATTGCCGAGTCTATCCCCTACGAGCTGACCGAGCGGGAGAATGACCTCTACCAGCAGGTGACCGACTACGTTCGTAACGGCATGAATCGAGCAGCCAAGCTTGATGGCAAACGTCGTAACACCGTCGGTTTTGCGTTGACTGTTTTGCAACGGAGGCTTGCTTCGAGCCCAGAGGCTATTCACCGCAGCCTGGTTCGTCGCGCGCAGCGACTGGACTTCACTAAGCGTGGCATTGAGAACGGCACGTATCGCGAGGATCGCGATGTCCTCAGACCCGAGCGCTACAAGTACATAACTTCGGACATCGATATCGTCGAGGTGTCCGCCGAAGATCTAGAGGAGTTCGAAGAGAACGTAGTTGACGCTGCGACTGCCGCGGAAACGATCGTCGAGCTGGAATCAGAGATCCAAGAGCTTACGTCACTAGCGGAGGTCGCGAGGGAAGTACGCGATCGCGGGGAGGACAAAAAGTGGTCCGAACTTCGATTGATCCTTGAAGACAACGTCATGCCGCCGGATTCCAGTGGGAAGCCACGCAAGCTCATCATCTTCACGGAGCACCGAGACACCCTGAACTACCTCATGGAGCGCATCACGCACCTGATTGGCCGCCCAAAGGCTGTCGTCGCGATCCATGGTGGCATTCGCAGAAACGATCGCCGTTCGATAACCGAGGAGTTCACTAAGAATTCGGACTGCCAGATAATGTTGGCAACGGACGCAGCGGGCGAGGGTTTGAATCTCCAAGCCGCACATCTGATGGTCAATTATGACTTGCCTTGGAATCCAAACCGCATCGAGCAGCGCTTCGGGCGTATTCATCGCATCGGGCAGACGGAGGTCTGCCGGCTATGGAACCTCGTCGCCGCTAATACGCGGGAGGGCGAAGTCTTCACAGCGCTGCTTAACAAGATCGAGGAGCAGCGGAGAGCCTACGGTGGCAATGTTTTCGATGTCCTAGGTTCAGCTTTTGCAGATACGCCCCTTCGGGAACTGCTGATTGAGGCGATTCGCTACGGCGAACTCCCTGAAACCAAGGCACGTATGCACCAGGTTATCGACCGAAGCGTGTCCGAGGGGTTGCAAGAACTGCTTAACGAACGCGCCTTAGCCAACGAGCACCTGTCGGATGCCGATCTTGCCAGCCTCCGAGCGTCGATGGATGAAGCTCGTGCTCGTCGCCTTCAGCCTCATTACATCGAACTGGCTTTTAAGGAGGCCTTCACTCGATTCGGCGGCAAAATAGTGAGGCGGGAGAAGGGCCGCTTCGAGATCGGTCATGTGCCGTCCACGCTTCGCAACGGCAAGTACGGCCCCGTCGCCACGAGATATGAACGCGTGACTTTCGATCTAGGCCTCGTACACGATGACGAGGGAACCAGCGCGGACTTACTGGCACCAGGTCACCCTCTCCATGATTCGGTGATGGACCATGCAGTTACCACCCTGGCCGGAGTCCTCAACCGGGGCACCGTGCTTGTCTCCGCAAGAATTGAGTCGCCCTGCCTACTCGTAGGGGTTGTCGAAGAAATCGTCGACTCGTTGGGCGCTTCGGTCGCGCGCAGATTCGGTTACGCCTATGTCAGTGAGGACGGCGCAGTCACCGACGCCGGCCCGGCTCCCTACCTTGACTGCATGCCGGCGCCTGACGTTGCCTCCGTTCGACAGGCGAAGGCACTTCCGTGGTTACACAGTGCAGAAGCAAATGCCGTGAGCTGGATTATCGAGAACGAGCTGCCTAGCTACCTTACTGCTATCCAGCCTCGCCGATCGGCCGAACTCGACAAACAGCGCGGGTTGGTCGAGGCACGTCTCAAATTTGAGATTGAACGACTTCTCTCGGAGGCGGTGGCCGCAGCCGAGCGGGAGAACCTTGGAGAGAAGCTGAAAGAGTCCTCGGAGAGCTTGAGCCGAAAGGCGACGGACCTCCAAACGCGACTCGACCGTCGGCTCGAACTCATCGACCAACAGGGCAAAATGTCCACCAAATCGCCCCTAATCGTTACAGCGGCGCTTGTTCTTCCTGCTGCGATGCTTGATTCCGATGTTCCTATCGATGGCAGGCCGATGAGCGGGGCGCCATCAACGATCGTTCAACGTCGCAGCATTGAGCTTGTGCTCGCACAGGAGCACGCAATTGGCCGGGTCCCACAACTGCAAGCGAGCAACACTCATGGCTACGACATCTTGTCGACCGACCCCGTGTCCGGTCAGACCTACCGCATAAAGGTCGTCGCACACGTTGCTGAAGCGGCCGATTTCTGGGTCACACACAATGAGGTTGTTACGGGTAAGAATGCTAAGCCCCACTATCGCCTTGCTCTCGTTCGGCTAGATTCAGGTCACTTGAGGGGCGGTGACGTCCGCTACCTTGACAACCCCTTCACGAACGTTGAAATAAACGATTTTCAGGCCACAGGGCATGCGGGGAACTGGAACCGTAGTTGGACGCGCGGGAAGGCGCCTTTCTGA